TTCAGGTCGACGATTCCGCCCTTGATCCCGGTACCACCGATGTCGATGCCGATCAGCGTGGTGTTTTTGGTCGACTTCTCGTCCTTCTTGGCCAATGTGGTTCCGTTCGTGGCAGGGGCGGAGCTAGCAGGGATCGGCGCAGGGCCGAGATGCGAAGACCGGGATCTTCTGTGGGGCAATCAGGGGAGGGTCAGCACTTCGGCACCGGTCTCCGTCACAAGCAGGGTGTGCTCGAACTGCGCAGTGCGTTTGCGGTCACGGGTGACGACGGTCCAGTCGTCGGCCCACATGTCCCAGTCCACGGTGCCCAGCGTCAACATCGGTTCAATCGTGAAGACCATGCCGGCCTCAATCACCGTGTTGTAGGCCGGGGCAGCGTCGTAGTGCGGGATGATCAGGCCGGTGTGGAAGGCCTCGCCCACACCGTGGCCGGTGAAGTCGCGGACAACGCCGTAGCCGAAGCGCTTGGCGTAGGACTCAATAGTGCGGCCGATGACATTGATTTCGCGGCCCGGGGCCACCGCACGAATCGCGCGGTTCAGGGATTCCTGCGTGCGCTCAACCAGCAGGCGGGATTCCTCATCCACGTCGCCGGCCAGGAAGGTGTAGTTGGTGTCGCCGTGCACGCCGCCGATAAAGGCGGTGATGTCGATGTTGACGATGTCACCGTCCCTGACCACAGTGCTGTCCGGGATGCCATGGCAGATGACTTCGTTCAAGGACGAGCACAGCGACTTGGGAAAGCCGCGGTAGCCCAAAGTCGATGGATACGCGTTGTGGTCCAGCAGGAATTCGTGGCCCACCCGGTCCAGCTGGTCGGTCGTGACGCCGGGCACGATGTGCCTGCCGACCTCCACGATGGCCTGCGCGGCAATCCGGGAGGCGGTGCGGATCTTCTCGATCGTCTCCGCCTGCTTGACCTCAGAGCCGGTGAACTTGGCCGGCGCGGGTTTGCCCACGTATTCGGGGCGCGGGATCGAGGCCGGAACGGGAAGCTGAGGACTGACAGCTCCCGGGACCAGCGTGCCGATGGGTGCAGTCGAGGCTAGGGAAGGCATACATTGATCATATAAGGCGCGGCCGGAGGCGCAGAAACAAATCCGAACAAAGCCACACCAGCTGAGGAGAATCCATGCCCGAGTACTGGTACAACGTCACCACCCACGAGGTTGAAGAGGACGCCATGTCCGACTGGAGCCAGCTGATCGGCCCGTACGCAACGCGCGACGAAGCAGAACACGCGCTCGAGAAAGTCAAAGCCCGCAACGAATCGTGGGAAAAGGGCGACGACGACTAGGCGGCCCACACTGAGCAGGCTGGTCCTGCGCGCCGGCATCCGGGGTCCGGCACGCCGCCGGGGACACCTGCTCCCTGGCCGGGCGCCCGATGGCCGGGCGCCCGCTGGAACGGGCGCCCGTCGGAACGGCCGCGCCGGAAAAGGCGCGCCGGAACGGGTGTCCGCTAGAACGAGTGCTCGGGGCCGGGGAACTGGCCGGTGCGTACGTCCTCGCCGTAGGCCTTCGCGGCGTCGCTGAGTGAAGTCCGCAGGTCAGCGTACTGCTTGACGAACCTGGCCATTTTGCCGCCGCGCAGTCCCGCCATATCCTGCCACACGAGTACCTGGCCGGTGGTGGCGTTGCCGGCGCCGATGCCGATGGTGGGGACCTCGACGGCGGCGTCCACGGCTGCCGCTGTCGCGGCGGGCACCATTTCCATCAACACGCAGAACGCCCCGGCGTCGGCCAGGGCGACGGCATCGTCGATCAGGCGCTGGGCGTCATCGCCGCGGCCCTGCACCCGGTAGCCACCGAGGGCATGCTCGCTTTGCGGGGTAAAACCGATGTGCGCCATCACCGGAATGCCGGCCTGGACCATGGCCCGGACGGTTTCGGCATAGAACTGTCCGCCCTCGATCTTGACCGCGTGGGCGAGGCCTTCCTTGAGGAACCTGACTCCGGTGGCCACCCCCTGCTGGGCAGAGACCTCGTAGCTGCCAAAGGGAAGATCCGCCACCACCAGGGCGCGCTTGGCCGAACGGGCCACCGCCCGGCACAACGGGAGCAGCTCATCGACCGTGACGGGCAGGGACGTCTCATTGCCAAAGACATTGTTGGACGCCGAGTCGCCCACCAGCAGGACTTCGATGCCGGCCTGGTCAAAGATTTCCGCCGTGTACTGGTCGTAGGCGGTCAGCATGGCAAAGCGTTCACCGTTGAGTTTCGCCTGGCGCAGGTGGTGGGTGCGGACCCGGGCCACCGGCTTCCGGGTGACCGGCTCCTGGCCCGCGGCAGGCGCCGCCGGGCCGCTGCCGTAGGGTGCGGCTAGTTCTGCGGGCATGCTGGAATCGGTGTTGTTGCTTGTGGCCATGGCACGAGCGTAGTGCGATAGCGCGTGTCCTAGCTACCGGCTTCCGGCCCGCGCCCGGGTGAATCACGTCACACCGCGTTCGCCGCAGCGGCTTGCGGCGGCGAATTTCGGGGTCCGGGTGTTAACGCTGTGTTACGCGCAGCAGCCGTGCCAGCATTCGGTGGCAATGATTAGTAAAGTGAAGCCTGAGCAGCTGCGGGATCCATGCATGACGGGCCTGGGGCACGGACGAAAGAACCGGAAAGAGGCCACTATGGACCGCCAGCAAGAGTTTGTCCTGCGGACGATCGAAGAGCGTGACGTGCGGTTCGTGCGGTTGTGGTTCACCGACGTCGTCGGTTCGCTGAAATCGGTGGCGCTGGCCCCGGCTGAAGTCGAGGGCGCGTTTGAGGAAGGCCTTGGCTTTGACGGCTCCTCGATCGAGGGCCTCGCCCGGGTTTTCGAATCCGACATGCTGGCCCAGCCGGACCCTGCCACGTTCCAGATCCTGCCGTGGCGCGGCGAGACCGAGGCAACGTCCCGGATGTTCTGCGACATCCTGACGCCCGACGGCGAACCGTCGGCTGCTGATCCCCGCAATGTCCTCAAGCGCAACCTGGCCAAGGCCGCGGACATGGGCTTCACCTGCTACACCCACCCCGAGATCGAGTTCTACCTGCTCAAGTCCCAGCAGCCGGGCCCGGACGGTTCCCCCGTCCCCGTGGACGAGGGCGGCTACTTCGACCACGTTCCGGGCGGGGTGGCGCAGGACTTCCGCCGCACCGCCGTGACCATGCTCGAATCCGTCGGCATCTCGGTTGAGTTCAGCCACCACGAGGCCGGCCCGGGCCAGAACGAAATCGACCTGCGCTATGCGGATGCGCTGCAGACCGCGGACAACATCATGACCTTCCGCACGGTGATCAAGGAGGTAGCGCTGCAGCAGGGCACCTACGCCACCTTTATGCCCAAACCCTTCACTGCCCACCCGGGTTCGGGCATGCACACGCACTTTTCGCTCTTCGAAGGCGACACCAACGCGTTCTACGAGGCGGGGGCGGAATTCCAGCTCTCCGAAACGGCCCGGCAGTTCATCGCCGGCATCCTCAAGCACGCCCCGGAGTTCACCGCTGTCACCAATCAGTTTGTGAACTCCTACAAGCGGCTCTGGGGCGGCGGAGAAGCCCCCAGCTACCTCAGCTGGGGACACAACAACCGCTCCGCGCTGGTCCGGGTTCCGCTGTACAAACCAGGCAAGGGCCAGTCCGCCCGGATTGAGTACCGCGGCATCGACTCGGCGGCCAACCCCTACCTGGCCTACGCCGTGCTGCTCGGTGCCGGGCTGAAGGGCATTGAGGAGGGCTACCAGCTCCCGCCCGCGGCCGAGGACGACATCTGGTCGCTGAGTTCGGCGGAGCGCCGGGCGATGGGCCACGACCCGCTCCCGGCCAGCCTGCACGACGCCATCCGGTCGATGGAGGACTCCGAACTGATGCCCCAGATCCTCGGCGAGCAGGTATTCGAGCACTTCCTGCGCAACAAGCGGGCCGAGTGGCAGGACTACCGTCTTCAGGTCACGCCCTACGAACTGCAGCGCAACCTCGGCATCCTCTAGGCGCCCCGGGTGAGTCTGGCACGACGCCTGATAGCCGCGGGTTTCAGCGATCTGGAGAAGAGCGAAAGGTTCCTGGCCGCCCCGGAGCTGGACGGCCTGGACCAGGACATCCTTTTCGCCGGCCTGCAGCTTGCCGCGAACCCTGACACGGCCCTGCAGTCACTGGTCAGGCTGATCGAAAAACACCACGATCTGCGCCGGCTGGCAGTCGCGGACCTGGACCGCAGCGAGCCCATGTACCGGGTTTTGGGTGCGTCCGAGGCGCTCGGCGAGTTCCTCATCCGCCATCCGGAGCACCTGAACGCCTTCGACGTGAAGGCCGGCCCCGAACCGCGGGAGGCAGAGACGGCGGTGCTGCGCGATCGGCTGCTGCGTTCCGTGCGGGCCGATCCGAAATCCAGCCGCCCAGTCGCGTTGGTGACCGGGCAGGAGGGCTACGAGGCATTGCGCACGGAGTACCGGCGCGGCCTGGTGGAGCTCGCCGTCAAAGACATCTGTGCCGCGGACCCGTTGGACTTTATGCCGGCCGCCGGCGCCGAACTCGCCGATCTCGCCGGCGCGGCAATCGAGGCAGCGTTGGCGGTCTCCCGGGCCGAAGCTGGCGAGCAGTTCAGCGCGGCCGAAGTGGCCGACGTCGGGCTGGCCGTGATCGGTATGGGCAAGTGCGGCGCCCGGGAACTGAACTACATTTCCGACGTCGACGTCATCTACGTCATCGAGTCCGGCTCGCTGGACGATTCGCGGGCCAACACGATCGGCACGGCCCTGGCGGCCGGTATATCCCGGGCCATTATGTCCACGGGCCGGGAACCCGGGCTGTGGGAGGTGGACGCGAACCTGCGTCCGGAGGGCAAATCCGGACCGCTGGTCAGAACCCTTGCCTCGCACGAGAGCTACTACGCACGCTGGGCCGAGAGCTGGGAATTCCAGGCCCTGCTCAAAGCCCGGACCATTGCCGGGGACACCGGGCTCGGCGCACGGTACGAGGCAGCCATTGCCCCGCTGGTCTGGTCATCCGCCGGCCGTGAAGGTTTCGTAGAGTCCGTCCGCTCCATGCGCCGACGGGTCACCGAAAACATTCCCGCCGAGGAGGAGCAGCGGCAGATCAAGCTGGGCCGGGGAGGGCTGCGGGACGTGGAATTCACTGTCCAGCTGCTGCAGCTGGTGCATGGCAAATCCGATGAGTCCCTCCGGTGCCGGGACACCACTTCGGCTATCGCCGCTTTGTCAGCCGGCGGCTACATCGGGCGCTCCGATGCCGCCGAGTTTGATCGCGCCTACCGCTACCTCCGGCTGCTTGAACACCGGATCCAGCTCTTCCAGCTGCGCCGTACCCACCTGATGCCTGTCAAGGAAGCCTCGCTGCGGGCCCTCGCCAAAGCTATGCTGGGGCCTTTCTCCAGCGAACGGCCCAAACCAGACGCCCTGGTCGCGGTCTGGCGCAAGACCAAACGCTCCGTGCGGGAGTTGCACGAACGCATCTTCTACCGTCCGCTGCTCAACACGGCCGCAGCGCTGAGCAGCGAGGAAGCCCGGCTCAGCCCGGAAGCCGCGCAGGGGCGCCTCGCCGCCTTGGGGTACCTCGATCCGAGGGGCGCCATGCGGCATATCGAGGCACTCACCGGCGGTGTGAGCCGCCGGGCTGCGCTCCAGCGGCAGCTGCTGCCGATCCTGCTCGGCTGGCTCGCGGAGGGCGTGGACCCCGACGCCGGCCTGCTGGCCTTCCGCAGGGTCAGCGAGGCGCTCGGAACCACCCACTGGTACCTCGGTATGCTGCGGGATTCAACGGCGGCCGCCGAGCGGCTCTGCCACGTGCTCTCCAACTCCCGGCTGATTGCCGACCTGCTGGAAGTGTCGCCGGAATCTGTGGCGTGGCTTGGCTCGGACAAGGAACTGGTCCCGCTGACTTTCGCGGCACAGTGGCTTGAGATCGCGTCGAAGATGTCCCGGCACGCGGAGCCGGAAAGCGCCATGCGGCTGATCCGGCTGATCCGGCGGCGGGAGATCCTGCGGATTGCGATCGCGGACAGCGCCGGGCTGCTGGACCAGGACCAGGTCGGCGCGGCGCTGGCGGACACCGACCGGGCCGCGGTCCTGGGTGCCCTGCGCGTCGCGGAGTCCGTGGTGGCTGCCGGGGCGCCGCTCAAGACGGACGTGCTGGTGGTCGCCATGGGCCGGCAGGGCGGCCGGGAGATCGGCTACGGCTCGGACGCGGATGTGATGTATGTGCACCGGGGGCTGCCGGGTGTCCCCGAGGCAGAGGCCCAGGACCAGGCGCTGCAGATCGTCAGCAGGCTCTCCAGCCTGCTGACCCAGCCGCTGAAGCCTGCCATCCTCGCCGAACGCGTGCTGCTGGTGGACGCCGATTTGCGGCCCGAAGGCAAAAGCGGTCCCATGGTGCGGTCGCTGGAGTCCTACGCGGAGTATTACCGCCGGTGGTCACTGGTGTGGGAGGCGCAGGCGCTGCTCCGCGCCCGCCCGATGGCCGGCAACGACGTGCTTGCCGCTGACTTCGTAGCGCTCATCGACCCGGTCCGCTACCCGGAGCTGCTTTCCGAGCAGGATGCACGGGAGGTCCGCCGGGTCAAGGCCCGGGTGGAAGCTGAGCGGCTGCCCCGCGGCGCGGACCCCGCCAGGCACCTGAAACTGGGCCGCGGCGGCCTCAGCGACGTCGAGTGGCTGGCCCAGCTGCTGCAGTTGCAGCACGCCGGGAAACATCCCGGTTTGCGGACGACCTCCACCGTCGAGGCACTCGAGGAAGCTGCCGCCGTCGGACTGCTCGAAGCGGGCGATGTGGTGATCCTGCTCCGGGCCTGGCGGCTGGCCAGCAGGATCCGGTCGGCCAATGTGGTCTGGACCGGCAGGGCCTCGGACGTGCTGCCGTCCTCGCGCCGGGATTTGGAAGCCGTGGCCCGCTGGTGCGGCTACGGGCAGGGGAACGCCGCAGCCCTCGAGGAGGACTACCTGCGGCTGAGCCGCCGGGCGCGTGGGGTCTTCGAACGGGTCTTCTACGGCCAGTAACGCCGCCGTTCTGGATCAGCCGCTGTCCGGACCGGTGAATGCGGGTAATCTCTAGGGATGTCTGGCCGGGCTTTGCGTGTCTGGCCGTGCACTCCATCCGCTCATCAACAAGGGGTTGTTACTCTTGCCCAGAACACAGCAGAACGGGGCCGCCAGAGGGCGGACCACCGCTGTAATCGGAGCCTTGCTCGCAGTTGCAGCAATGTTCTTCGGTGCCGCCGGCGCAGCCGCGGCACCGGACTCCGCAGCACCAGCCGCGGCACAGGCCGGCGCGACGCCGTCGAGCCTGTCCGGAAAGACATTCGTCATCGGCACGGACACCACCTTCGCCCCGTTTGAATTCCGCGACACCGGCGGCGAGCTGACCGGCATCGACATGGACATCATCCGGGAGATCGCCAGGAACCAGGGTTTTGCCGTCGAGATCAAGTCGCTTGGCTTTAACGCCGCACTGCAGGCACTGTCCTCCAACCAGGTGGACGGTGTCATCGCCGGAATGTCCATCACGGATCAGCGCAAGCAGATCTACGACTTTTCCGAACCCTATTTCGAGTCGGGCGTCCAGATGGCTGTCGCGAAAGCCAACACGGACATTAAGGGCTACGGAGACCTTAAGGACAAGACCGTCACGGCCAAGACCGGCAGCGAAGGGGAGACGTTCGCCAAATCCATCGCAGGACAGTACGGCTTTACGGTCAAGTCGCTGGACCAGTCCGCCACGATGTACGAGCTGGTCAAATCCGGCAACGCCGTCGCGGTCTTTGATGACTACCCGGTCCTGGCCTATGGCATCAGCCAGAACAACGGCCTTAAGGCGGTGTCCGAGAAGGAAAAGGGCGGCTCCTACGGATTCGCCGTTAATAAGGGCCAGAACCCTGAACTGCTGCAGGCCTTCAACACCGGCCTCGCGGACCTGAAATCGAGCGGCAAGTACCAGGAAATCCTCGACAAGTACCTCAAGGACCCGGCCCAGGCCGTCGAGTCCAGCTTCTGGGACCTCCTGATCAACAGCTTCCCGGCACTGCTGAAGGGGTTGGGAAACACAGTCCTGGTCACCGGAATTTCGTTCGCCGTCGCCATGGTCGTCGGCCTGCTGATGGCCTTCCTGAAGATCTCGACCAGCCTCGTGTTGCGTGGTATCGCCACCACCTACGTCAGCATTTTTCGCGGCACGCCGCTGCTGGTCTGGGCCTTCTTCTTCTACTTCGGCATCCCGCAGCTTACCGGTGCGCCGATCGACATCTGGGTCGCCGGTGTGCTGACCCTCAGCCTGAACTCCGGCGCGTACATTACCGAGATCGTCAGGGGATCCATCCAGTCCGTGGACCCTGGCCAGCTCGAAGCCAGCCGCAGCCTCGGCCTGGGCTACGCCAAGTCGATGCAAAAGGTGGTGGTCCCGCAGGCCTTCAAGATTATGACACCGTCACTGATCAACCAGCTGATCATCATGCTCAAGGACAGTTCCCTGCTGCTGGCCATCGGCTTCGCCGAACTTCTCTATCAGGGCCAGCAGATCTACGCAGGAAATTTCCGGATCACCGAAACGCTGCTGATCGTGGCGGTCCTGTACTTCGTGGTAATTATGCTGCTGACCAAGCTGGCCAACGTCGCGGATAAGAGGTTCAACAAATGAGCACGGCAGTCACTGCACCCAGTAAAATCTCCGTCCGCGGGCTGAAGAAGTCCTTCGGATCAAACGAGGTCCTCAAAGGCATCACCGCCGAAGTTGGCGAAGGCGAGGTCGTTTGCGTCATCGGACCCTCGGGTTCGGGCAAGTCAACCTTCCTGCGCTGCCTCAACAAGCTTGAAGACGTCACCGCCGGCCAGGTCACGGTGGACGGCTTCGACGTCACGGACCCCAAGGTGGACATCAACGAAGTCCGCAGGCACGTTGGTATGGTCTTCCAGCATTTCAACTTGTTCCCGCACATGTCCGTGCTTGAGAACATCATGCTAGCGCCGGTGGAATCCAAAAAGCAGGGCAAGGGCGAGGCCCTGGCCAACGCAGTCAAGCTGCTCAAGCGTGTGGGGCTGGCCGAGAAAGCGGATGCCCGGCCGGTGTCACTTTCCGGTGGCCAGAAGCAGCGGGTGGCAATCGCCCGTGCCTTGGCGATGAATCCGGACATTATGCTCTTCGATGAGGCGACCTCGGCCTTGGACCCTGAGATGGTCGGCGAAGTGCTCCAGGTCATCAAGGACCTGGCGGCCGAGGGCATGACAATGGTGCTTGTCACCCACGAGATGGGCTTCGCCCGCGAAGTAGCGGACCGGGTCCTCTTTATGGCGGACGGTGTCATTTGTGAAGAGGGGGCCCCGGAGGAGCTCTTCGGTAACCCCCAGCAGCAGCGGACCCGGGATTTCCTCTCCAAGGTGCTCTGACCCACGCTCCTGAGGGGGAGCGTTGGGGCTGGCAGGCGCCGGGTGACGGTGCTAATTTTGGGCCATGGCCAAGCAAATGTTCCTCAACCTCCCCGTCAGGGACCTGGAAAAGTCGGTCGCATTCTTCAGCGCACTGGGTTTTTCCTTCAACCCTGACTTCACCGACGAAAACGCCACGTGCATGATTGTCAACGACGATGCCTTTGTGATGCTGCTCGTCGAGGCATACTTCAAGACCTTTACCGCCAAGCCCGTCGCTGATGCCCGCAGCGCCACCGAGGCCATTATGTCCTTTTCCCTGGCCAGCCGCGAGGCCGTGGACGAGCTGGTCAGGACCGCCCTGACTGCCGGCGGAACCCCGTCCGAAGAAGCCCAGGACTACGGCTTTATGTACACCCACAGCTTCCAGGACCCGGATGGCCACCTCTGGGAGGTCTTCTGGATGGACCCGGCCGGGCCGCCCAAGGATGCGGCGCTCTGAGGCGATCCGGGCTCCCGGCTGCTATCCGGCCAGGGTGGGTACGCTTTTGGTATGCCTGAACTTGTGTGGCTGCTGCCACTGAAGAACCTCGACGACGACGCGCGCGCCATCAAATTGGGCGAAATCGCCGAACTGAACGTCACCGAAGAGCAGCAGAGGTTCGTTGGTGACCCGCTGCGGATGGTGCTGATCGCGCTCGAAGAGGACTCCCGGCACCCGTACGCGATTGACTGGAACGGAGCCGCCGTCGGGGTCCTGACGCTGCAGAGCGGGGCCGCGACCCTGGCTGGCTGGGCCGACGACGACTCCGTTTGGCTGCTGCGCGGTTTCCTGATCGACCGCTACCGGCAGGGCCGCGGCCTGGGCACCGCGGCGGCTGCGGCGGCCGTCCGGGCGGCAGCTCATCTCACCGCCACCCTCGGCGGCGCGCAGGCCGGCGTGGTGCTGTCCGTCAACAACGCTAACCCCGCAGGCCGGGCCGCCTACCGCAACGCGGGTTTCACGGACCACGGCCAGTATCTGGGCGGCGACGCGGGACCGCAGCGGACCTTCTACCGATCGTTCTGATGGTCGCAGCCTCTTGTCAACTTTCATTGACTTTTGGGCCTTCGTCAACTAACTTCGACGCCAGGAGGTGTCTGATGGAAACACTGATCGGTTCAATGGACGGCAAGGGTCCGGCGGAGGCGCTGTACGCTGTGGCCGAACTTCGCAAGGAGGTGGCACGCACCGAGACGGAAACGGTATTGCGCGCCCGCCGGGCGGGACTCTCGTGGGAAGCCATAGCAACCTGCCTTGGCGTGAGCAAGCAGGCAGTGCACAGGAAGTACGGCAAGCGCTGACCGACAAACGGGCGGCAATTGATTAAACAACGACGGCCCCCACCGGAAGGTGGGGGCCGTCGTCTGGACTGCGGAAAGCCGGGAAGCCCTAGACGCCGTAGTACAGCTCGAACTCGTAGGGGTTCGGTCGCAGCGAGAGCGGACGGATCTCGTTCTCGTACTTGTATTCGATCCAGGTGTCGATCAGGTCCTGGGTGAAGACGCCGCCGGCCTGGAGGAACTCGTTGTCATCGGCCAGGGCATCCAAGGCCTCTTCGAGCGTGCCGGGCGCCTTCGGGATGTCCTTGGCTTCCTCGGCGGGGAGCTCGTAAAGGTCCTTGTCGATCGGAGCGGGCGGCTCGATGCGGTTGCGGATGCCATCGATGCCGGCCATCAGCTGGGCCGCGAAGGCCAGGTACGGGTTGGAGGAGGGGTCCGGTGCGCGGAACTCGATGCGCTTGGCCTTGGGGTTGGAGCCCGTGATCGGGATCCGGATACCGGCTGAGCGGTTGCCCTGCGAGTAAACCATGTTGACCGGGGCTTCGAAACCCTTGACCAGGCGGCGGTAGGAGTTCACCGTCGGGTTGGTGAACGCGAGCACGGCAGAGGAGTGCTTGAGCAGGCCGCCGATGTACCAGCGCGCCATGTCCGAGAGTCCCGCATAACCCTTTTCGTCGTAGAACAGCGGCTCGCCACCGGTCCACAGCGACTGGTGGCAGTGCATGCCCGAACCGTTGTCACCAAAAACCGGCTTCGGCATAAAGGTGACCGACTTGCCCCAGGCATCGGCAGTGTTTTTGATGACGTACTTGAACTTCTGCAGGTCATCAGCTGCGTGGGTCAGGGTGGTGAACTTGTAGTTGATCTCAGCCTGGCCGGCGGAACCGACCTCGTGGTGGCTGCGCTCAACCTCAAGGCCGGCTTCGTCCAGGGCGATGCACATGGCATCGCGGAGGTCGGCCTGCTTGTCGGTGGGGGAGACCGGGAAGTAGCCGCCCTTGATCGGGGTCTTGTACCCGAGGTTTCCGCCCTCTTCCTCGCGGCCGGTGTTCCAGTGAGCTTCCTCGGAGTCGATCTTGTAGAAGCTGCCCTGCGGAGAAGACTGGTACTGGACGTTGTCGAAGACGAAGAACTCAGCCTCCGGCGCAAAGAAGGCGGTGTCGGCGATGCCGGTGGAAGCCAGGTAGGCCTCCGCTTTCTCAGCCACGCCGCGGGGATCGCGGTGGTACGGGTCACCCGTGCGTGGGTTGACGATCGAGAAGTTCAACGCAAGAGTCTTCTCCATGCGGAACGTGTCCAGGAACGCCGTCGTAACGTCCGGGATGAGCTGCATGTCCGACTCGGCGATGCCCTGGAAGCCACGGATCGACGAACCGTCGAAGAGTTGGCCATTGACGAAGAAGTCCGCGTCGACACTCTTGGCCGGCACATTAAAGTGCTGCTGAACGCCGGGGAGGTCGGTGAAGCGAATATCGACGAACTTTACGTCTTCGTCTTTGATGAACTTGAGGACTTCGTCCGCAGTCTTGAACATCTATGCTCCTTATGCATGTGAAAGATCCGGCCATAGGCCGCGTGGTCCAGCGCAGTCCGGCAGCGGGGAAAACACAATGGTGTGCCCCGCTCCTGT
This genomic window from Arthrobacter sp. EM1 contains:
- the map gene encoding type I methionyl aminopeptidase; this translates as MPSLASTAPIGTLVPGAVSPQLPVPASIPRPEYVGKPAPAKFTGSEVKQAETIEKIRTASRIAAQAIVEVGRHIVPGVTTDQLDRVGHEFLLDHNAYPSTLGYRGFPKSLCSSLNEVICHGIPDSTVVRDGDIVNIDITAFIGGVHGDTNYTFLAGDVDEESRLLVERTQESLNRAIRAVAPGREINVIGRTIESYAKRFGYGVVRDFTGHGVGEAFHTGLIIPHYDAAPAYNTVIEAGMVFTIEPMLTLGTVDWDMWADDWTVVTRDRKRTAQFEHTLLVTETGAEVLTLP
- a CDS encoding SPOR domain-containing protein, encoding MPEYWYNVTTHEVEEDAMSDWSQLIGPYATRDEAEHALEKVKARNESWEKGDDD
- the panB gene encoding 3-methyl-2-oxobutanoate hydroxymethyltransferase, which produces MATSNNTDSSMPAELAAPYGSGPAAPAAGQEPVTRKPVARVRTHHLRQAKLNGERFAMLTAYDQYTAEIFDQAGIEVLLVGDSASNNVFGNETSLPVTVDELLPLCRAVARSAKRALVVADLPFGSYEVSAQQGVATGVRFLKEGLAHAVKIEGGQFYAETVRAMVQAGIPVMAHIGFTPQSEHALGGYRVQGRGDDAQRLIDDAVALADAGAFCVLMEMVPAATAAAVDAAVEVPTIGIGAGNATTGQVLVWQDMAGLRGGKMARFVKQYADLRTSLSDAAKAYGEDVRTGQFPGPEHSF
- the glnA gene encoding type I glutamate--ammonia ligase, whose protein sequence is MDRQQEFVLRTIEERDVRFVRLWFTDVVGSLKSVALAPAEVEGAFEEGLGFDGSSIEGLARVFESDMLAQPDPATFQILPWRGETEATSRMFCDILTPDGEPSAADPRNVLKRNLAKAADMGFTCYTHPEIEFYLLKSQQPGPDGSPVPVDEGGYFDHVPGGVAQDFRRTAVTMLESVGISVEFSHHEAGPGQNEIDLRYADALQTADNIMTFRTVIKEVALQQGTYATFMPKPFTAHPGSGMHTHFSLFEGDTNAFYEAGAEFQLSETARQFIAGILKHAPEFTAVTNQFVNSYKRLWGGGEAPSYLSWGHNNRSALVRVPLYKPGKGQSARIEYRGIDSAANPYLAYAVLLGAGLKGIEEGYQLPPAAEDDIWSLSSAERRAMGHDPLPASLHDAIRSMEDSELMPQILGEQVFEHFLRNKRAEWQDYRLQVTPYELQRNLGIL
- a CDS encoding bifunctional [glutamine synthetase] adenylyltransferase/[glutamine synthetase]-adenylyl-L-tyrosine phosphorylase — its product is MSLARRLIAAGFSDLEKSERFLAAPELDGLDQDILFAGLQLAANPDTALQSLVRLIEKHHDLRRLAVADLDRSEPMYRVLGASEALGEFLIRHPEHLNAFDVKAGPEPREAETAVLRDRLLRSVRADPKSSRPVALVTGQEGYEALRTEYRRGLVELAVKDICAADPLDFMPAAGAELADLAGAAIEAALAVSRAEAGEQFSAAEVADVGLAVIGMGKCGARELNYISDVDVIYVIESGSLDDSRANTIGTALAAGISRAIMSTGREPGLWEVDANLRPEGKSGPLVRTLASHESYYARWAESWEFQALLKARTIAGDTGLGARYEAAIAPLVWSSAGREGFVESVRSMRRRVTENIPAEEEQRQIKLGRGGLRDVEFTVQLLQLVHGKSDESLRCRDTTSAIAALSAGGYIGRSDAAEFDRAYRYLRLLEHRIQLFQLRRTHLMPVKEASLRALAKAMLGPFSSERPKPDALVAVWRKTKRSVRELHERIFYRPLLNTAAALSSEEARLSPEAAQGRLAALGYLDPRGAMRHIEALTGGVSRRAALQRQLLPILLGWLAEGVDPDAGLLAFRRVSEALGTTHWYLGMLRDSTAAAERLCHVLSNSRLIADLLEVSPESVAWLGSDKELVPLTFAAQWLEIASKMSRHAEPESAMRLIRLIRRREILRIAIADSAGLLDQDQVGAALADTDRAAVLGALRVAESVVAAGAPLKTDVLVVAMGRQGGREIGYGSDADVMYVHRGLPGVPEAEAQDQALQIVSRLSSLLTQPLKPAILAERVLLVDADLRPEGKSGPMVRSLESYAEYYRRWSLVWEAQALLRARPMAGNDVLAADFVALIDPVRYPELLSEQDAREVRRVKARVEAERLPRGADPARHLKLGRGGLSDVEWLAQLLQLQHAGKHPGLRTTSTVEALEEAAAVGLLEAGDVVILLRAWRLASRIRSANVVWTGRASDVLPSSRRDLEAVARWCGYGQGNAAALEEDYLRLSRRARGVFERVFYGQ
- a CDS encoding amino acid ABC transporter substrate-binding protein/permease, which produces MFFGAAGAAAAPDSAAPAAAQAGATPSSLSGKTFVIGTDTTFAPFEFRDTGGELTGIDMDIIREIARNQGFAVEIKSLGFNAALQALSSNQVDGVIAGMSITDQRKQIYDFSEPYFESGVQMAVAKANTDIKGYGDLKDKTVTAKTGSEGETFAKSIAGQYGFTVKSLDQSATMYELVKSGNAVAVFDDYPVLAYGISQNNGLKAVSEKEKGGSYGFAVNKGQNPELLQAFNTGLADLKSSGKYQEILDKYLKDPAQAVESSFWDLLINSFPALLKGLGNTVLVTGISFAVAMVVGLLMAFLKISTSLVLRGIATTYVSIFRGTPLLVWAFFFYFGIPQLTGAPIDIWVAGVLTLSLNSGAYITEIVRGSIQSVDPGQLEASRSLGLGYAKSMQKVVVPQAFKIMTPSLINQLIIMLKDSSLLLAIGFAELLYQGQQIYAGNFRITETLLIVAVLYFVVIMLLTKLANVADKRFNK
- a CDS encoding amino acid ABC transporter ATP-binding protein, whose protein sequence is MSTAVTAPSKISVRGLKKSFGSNEVLKGITAEVGEGEVVCVIGPSGSGKSTFLRCLNKLEDVTAGQVTVDGFDVTDPKVDINEVRRHVGMVFQHFNLFPHMSVLENIMLAPVESKKQGKGEALANAVKLLKRVGLAEKADARPVSLSGGQKQRVAIARALAMNPDIMLFDEATSALDPEMVGEVLQVIKDLAAEGMTMVLVTHEMGFAREVADRVLFMADGVICEEGAPEELFGNPQQQRTRDFLSKVL
- a CDS encoding VOC family protein, with protein sequence MAKQMFLNLPVRDLEKSVAFFSALGFSFNPDFTDENATCMIVNDDAFVMLLVEAYFKTFTAKPVADARSATEAIMSFSLASREAVDELVRTALTAGGTPSEEAQDYGFMYTHSFQDPDGHLWEVFWMDPAGPPKDAAL